A genomic stretch from Thunnus maccoyii chromosome 19, fThuMac1.1, whole genome shotgun sequence includes:
- the tpm2 gene encoding tropomyosin beta chain isoform X4 yields the protein MAALTSIDSVRRKIQTLQQVAYAAEDRAELLQAEADMERQARERAEAEVASLNRRIQLVEEELDRAQERLATALQKLEEAEKAADESERGMKVIENRATKDEEKMEIQEMQLKEAKHIAEEADRKYEEVARKLVILEGDLERSEERAEVAEAKSGDLEEELKNVTNNLKSLEAQAEKYSQKEDKYEEEIKVLTDKLKEAETRAEFAERSVAKLEKTIDDLEEKLAQAKEENLDMHQVLDQTLLELNNL from the exons ATGGCGGCTCTAACATCCATAGACTCGGTGAGACGGAAAATCCAAACGCTGCAGCAAGTGGCGTACGCGGCAGAGGACCGAGCCGAGCTGCTGCAGGCGGAGGCGGACATGGAGAGGCAGGCCAGAGAGAGG GCTGAGGCAGAGGTGGCTTCTCTAAACAGGCGTATCCAGCTGGTGGAGGAGGAGTTGGACAGAGCTCAGGAGAGATTGGCTACTGCTCTGCAGAAGCTGGAAGAGGCTGAGAAAGCTGCAGATGAGAGTGAGAG aggAATGAAGGTTATTGAGAACAGAGCAACAAAGGATGAGGAGAAAATGGAGATCCAGGAGATGCAGCTGAAGGAGGCTAAACACATTGCTGAGGAGGCCGACCGCAAATATGAAGAG GTTGCACGCAAACTAGTGATCCTGGAGGGTGATCTGGAACGTTCAGAGGAGCGTGCTGAGGTGGCTGAGGC TAAATCAGGTGACCTTGAGGAAGAATTGAAAAATGTCACCAACAACTTGAAGTCACTGGAGGCCCAGGCTGAGAAG TACTCACAAAAGGAGGACAAATATGAAGAGGAAATTAAAGTTCTTACTGACAAACTTAAAGAG GCTGAGACCCGTGCAGAGTTTGCAGAGAGGTCTGTGGCCAAGCTGGAGAAGACCATCGACGATTTGGAAG AGAAACTGGCCCAAGCCAAAGAAGAGAACCTGGACATGCATCAGGTGTTGGACCAAACTCTCCTGGAGCTCAACAATCTATAA
- the tpm2 gene encoding tropomyosin beta chain isoform X3 gives MAALTSIDSVRRKIQTLQQVAYAAEDRAELLQAEADMERQARERAEAEVASLNRRIQLVEEELDRAQERLATALQKLEEAEKAADESERGMKVIENRATKDEEKMEIQEMQLKEAKHIAEEADRKYEEVARKLVILEGDLERSEERAEVAEARVRELEEELRLMDQNMKSMMCGEEEYSQKEDKYEEEIKVLTDKLKEAETRAEFAERSVAKLEKTIDDLEEKLAQAKEENLDMHQVLDQTLLELNNL, from the exons ATGGCGGCTCTAACATCCATAGACTCGGTGAGACGGAAAATCCAAACGCTGCAGCAAGTGGCGTACGCGGCAGAGGACCGAGCCGAGCTGCTGCAGGCGGAGGCGGACATGGAGAGGCAGGCCAGAGAGAGG GCTGAGGCAGAGGTGGCTTCTCTAAACAGGCGTATCCAGCTGGTGGAGGAGGAGTTGGACAGAGCTCAGGAGAGATTGGCTACTGCTCTGCAGAAGCTGGAAGAGGCTGAGAAAGCTGCAGATGAGAGTGAGAG aggAATGAAGGTTATTGAGAACAGAGCAACAAAGGATGAGGAGAAAATGGAGATCCAGGAGATGCAGCTGAAGGAGGCTAAACACATTGCTGAGGAGGCCGACCGCAAATATGAAGAG GTTGCACGCAAACTAGTGATCCTGGAGGGTGATCTGGAACGTTCAGAGGAGCGTGCTGAGGTGGCTGAGGC GCGAGTgagggagctggaggaggagctcAGACTAATGGACCAAAATATGAAGTCCATGATGTGCGGAGAGGAAGAG TACTCACAAAAGGAGGACAAATATGAAGAGGAAATTAAAGTTCTTACTGACAAACTTAAAGAG GCTGAGACCCGTGCAGAGTTTGCAGAGAGGTCTGTGGCCAAGCTGGAGAAGACCATCGACGATTTGGAAG AGAAACTGGCCCAAGCCAAAGAAGAGAACCTGGACATGCATCAGGTGTTGGACCAAACTCTCCTGGAGCTCAACAATCTATAA
- the tpm2 gene encoding tropomyosin beta chain isoform X8 codes for MAALTSIDSVRRKIQTLQQVAYAAEDRAELLQAEADMERQARERAEAEVASLNRRIQLVEEELDRAQERLATALQKLEEAEKAADESERGMKVIENRATKDEEKMEIQEMQLKEAKHIAEEADRKYEEVARKLVILEGDLERSEERAEVAEARVRELEEELRLMDQNMKSMMCGEEEYSQKEDKYEEEIKVLTDKLKEAETRAEFAERSVAKLEKTIDDLEDEVYAQKLKGKALSEELDLALNDMTTL; via the exons ATGGCGGCTCTAACATCCATAGACTCGGTGAGACGGAAAATCCAAACGCTGCAGCAAGTGGCGTACGCGGCAGAGGACCGAGCCGAGCTGCTGCAGGCGGAGGCGGACATGGAGAGGCAGGCCAGAGAGAGG GCTGAGGCAGAGGTGGCTTCTCTAAACAGGCGTATCCAGCTGGTGGAGGAGGAGTTGGACAGAGCTCAGGAGAGATTGGCTACTGCTCTGCAGAAGCTGGAAGAGGCTGAGAAAGCTGCAGATGAGAGTGAGAG aggAATGAAGGTTATTGAGAACAGAGCAACAAAGGATGAGGAGAAAATGGAGATCCAGGAGATGCAGCTGAAGGAGGCTAAACACATTGCTGAGGAGGCCGACCGCAAATATGAAGAG GTTGCACGCAAACTAGTGATCCTGGAGGGTGATCTGGAACGTTCAGAGGAGCGTGCTGAGGTGGCTGAGGC GCGAGTgagggagctggaggaggagctcAGACTAATGGACCAAAATATGAAGTCCATGATGTGCGGAGAGGAAGAG TACTCACAAAAGGAGGACAAATATGAAGAGGAAATTAAAGTTCTTACTGACAAACTTAAAGAG GCTGAGACCCGTGCAGAGTTTGCAGAGAGGTCTGTGGCCAAGCTGGAGAAGACCATCGACGATTTGGAAG ATGAAGTGTATGCACAGAAGCTGAAGGGCAAGGCTCTCAGTGAGGAGCTGGACCTGGCCCTCAATGACATGACTACACTGTAG
- the tpm2 gene encoding tropomyosin beta chain isoform X7, translated as MAALTSIDSVRRKIQTLQQVAYAAEDRAELLQAEADMERQARERAEAEVASLNRRIQLVEEELDRAQERLATALQKLEEAEKAADESERGMKVIENRATKDEEKMEIQEMQLKEAKHIAEEADRKYEEVARKLVILEGDLERSEERAEVAEAKSGDLEEELKNVTNNLKSLEAQAEKYSQKEDKYEEEIKVLTDKLKEAETRAEFAERSVAKLEKTIDDLEDEVYAQKLKGKALSEELDLALNDMTTL; from the exons ATGGCGGCTCTAACATCCATAGACTCGGTGAGACGGAAAATCCAAACGCTGCAGCAAGTGGCGTACGCGGCAGAGGACCGAGCCGAGCTGCTGCAGGCGGAGGCGGACATGGAGAGGCAGGCCAGAGAGAGG GCTGAGGCAGAGGTGGCTTCTCTAAACAGGCGTATCCAGCTGGTGGAGGAGGAGTTGGACAGAGCTCAGGAGAGATTGGCTACTGCTCTGCAGAAGCTGGAAGAGGCTGAGAAAGCTGCAGATGAGAGTGAGAG aggAATGAAGGTTATTGAGAACAGAGCAACAAAGGATGAGGAGAAAATGGAGATCCAGGAGATGCAGCTGAAGGAGGCTAAACACATTGCTGAGGAGGCCGACCGCAAATATGAAGAG GTTGCACGCAAACTAGTGATCCTGGAGGGTGATCTGGAACGTTCAGAGGAGCGTGCTGAGGTGGCTGAGGC TAAATCAGGTGACCTTGAGGAAGAATTGAAAAATGTCACCAACAACTTGAAGTCACTGGAGGCCCAGGCTGAGAAG TACTCACAAAAGGAGGACAAATATGAAGAGGAAATTAAAGTTCTTACTGACAAACTTAAAGAG GCTGAGACCCGTGCAGAGTTTGCAGAGAGGTCTGTGGCCAAGCTGGAGAAGACCATCGACGATTTGGAAG ATGAAGTGTATGCACAGAAGCTGAAGGGCAAGGCTCTCAGTGAGGAGCTGGACCTGGCCCTCAATGACATGACTACACTGTAG